The Strigops habroptila isolate Jane chromosome 13, bStrHab1.2.pri, whole genome shotgun sequence genome contains a region encoding:
- the EEF1A2 gene encoding LOW QUALITY PROTEIN: elongation factor 1-alpha 2 (The sequence of the model RefSeq protein was modified relative to this genomic sequence to represent the inferred CDS: deleted 4 bases in 2 codons; substituted 1 base at 1 genomic stop codon) codes for MGKEKTHINIVVIGHVDSGKSTTTGHLIYKCGGIDKRTIEKFEKEAAEMGKGSFKYAWVLDKLKAERERGITIDISLWKFETTKYYITIIDAPGHRDFIKNMITGTSQADCAVLIVAAGVGEFEAGISKNGQTREHALLAYTLGVKQLIVGINKMDSTEPPYSEKRYDEIVKEVSAYIKRSATNPATVPFVPISGWHGDNMLEPSPICLGSKPEGETQEGNASGVSLLEALDTILPPTRPTDKPCACPCQDVYKIGGIGTVPVGRVETGILRPGMVVTFAPVNITTEVKSVEMHHEALSEALPGDNVGFNVKNVSVKDIRRGNVCGDSKSDPPQEAAQFTSQVIILNHPGQISAGYSPVIDCHTAHIACKFAELKEKIDRRSGKKLEDNPKSLKSGDAAIVEMIPGKPMCVESFSQYPPLGRFAVPXACGRTVAVGVIKTWRRKSGGPGKSPSLPQKAQQAGKNESWAPSALRRKPSLTPGRCHRLPRAHVCTSACKSLYVNDWMLTIKVQ; via the exons ATGGGGAAGGGGTCCTTCAAATACGCCTGGGTGCTGGACAAGCTGAAGGCCGAGCGTGAGCGTGGCATCACCATTGACATCTCTCTGTGGAAGTTCGAGACCACCAAGTACTACATCACCATCATTGATGCGCCTGGCCACAGGGACTTCATCAAGAACATGATCACCGGCACCTCTCAG GCTGACTGTGCTGTCCTGATCGTCGCTGCTGGTGTTGGTGAGTTTGAAGCTGGTATCTCCAAGAACGGGCAGACCCGTGAGCACGCTCTGCTGGCCTACACCCTGGGGGTGAAGCAGCTCATCGTGGGCATCAACAAGATGGATTCCACGGAGCCCCCTTACAGCGAGAAGCGCTACGATGAGATCGTCAAGGAGGTCAGCGCCTACATCAAA AGATCGGCTACAAACCCAGCCACAGTTCCCTTCGTGCCCATCTCGGGCTGGCATGGAGACAACATGCTGGAGCCTTCTCCAAT ATGCCTTGGTTCAAAGCCTGAAGGTGAGACGCAAGAAGGCAATGCCAGCGGGGTGTCCCTCTTGGAGGCCCTGGACACCATCCTGCCCCCAACCCGCCCCACAGATAAA CCCTGCGCCTGCCCCTGCCAGGATGTCTACAAGATTGGAG GTATTGGCACAGTCCCTGTTGGCCGAGTGGAGACCGGCATCCTGCGGCCTGGCATGGTGGTCACCTTCGCACCCGTGAACATCACCACTGAGGTGAAGTCCGTGGAGATGCACCACGAGGCCCTGAGTGAGGCTCTGCCTGGAGACAACGTTGGCTTCAACGTGAAGAACGTCTCCGTCAAGGACATCCGCCGCGGGAACGTGTGCGGGGACAGCAAGTCGGACCCGCCGCAGGAGGCAGCGCAGTTCACATCTCAG GTGATCATCCTGAACCACCCCGGCCAGATCAGCGCCGGGTACTCGCCCGTCATCGACTGCCACACCGCACACATCGCCTGCAAGTTCGCCGAGCTGAAGGAGAAGATCGACCGGCGCTCCGGCAAGAAGCTGGAGGACAACCCCAAGTCCCTGAAATCGGGTGATGCGGCCATTGTGGAGATGATTCCTGGCAAGCCGATGTGTGTGGAGAGCTTCTCCCAGTACCCACCCCTTG GCCGCTTCGCTGTCCCGTGAGCATGCGGCAGAACCGTGGCTGTGGGAGTCATCAAAACGTGGAGAAGAAAGAGCGGTGGGCCGGGAAAGTCACCAAGTCTGCCCCAGAAGGCCCAGCAGGCTGGGAAAAATGAATCGTGGGCTCCCAGTGCATTGCGCAGAAAACCATCCCTGACACCAGGACGCTGCCACCGTCTCCCCCGGGCGCACGTGTGCACATCAGCTTGTAAGAGTTTATATGTCAACGACTGGATGCTCACCATTAAGGTCCAGTGA